In Theileria equi strain WA chromosome 3, complete sequence, the genomic window GCTAGGGCTGCTGTATTTGTGTCTATTGATATTGATGCCAAATTACTAATTGTATTCACACATACTGGGAATACAACAAGACTCGTATCAAAATATCGTCCAAAGTGCCTAATTTTGTCGCTTTCAGTAGATGAACATGTCACAAAATCTTTGACGGTTAATCGTAGTGTAATTCCATTGTTGATTGAAACATTTGACAACACAGAAAaaaacattaaaaatgcACTTGAGGTTGCTAAGGAACGTGATTTAGTAGCAGCTGGTGATCTAGCCATTGCTGTTCATGGAACAAGGGAAAACAAATCAGGATCTTCTGATTTACTCAAGGTTGTCAAAGTTCAGTAGATAATTTGTATGCATAATTACATATGTGCTAGACACGCTGTTTGCTGCGAAGAATCAAGTGATTTCCCCATGTAGGGAGTATATACACCCTCAGTTTATTTTTTCTCGTATGTGTAGATGTTTTATCGCAgtatttataaacttgGCCAAATTTGTGGAAATGTGTTGGAAAATAAGACCAACTCTCTCAAGTATCTGACGGAGCATGACCGATGGCACATACAAATTAGCCTTTGTATAGAACGTCAACCTTTAGAATATCAAGAACCAAAATTTGAACGTCTATTTCGTGAATTTCAAGAACAATGGCTAAAAAGTACAGGGAATTCTCTAAAGTTACCCTCTTTGTCTACCATTGAGCAAAAGATCAGTCATAAGATCGTCCCTACCAGGGAAAAGATAGTTAAACCATCTGAAGATGGGTCTTCAAGTAGTGAACCATATTCTTCCACATCTTCTAGCGAATTAGAGTCTATGCTACTCGGTGAATTTGATATCAAGGCTCTTCCCAGGAGAAGTAGACGGACAGAAAAACCCAAACAGGTATGTTAAACCATATTTATACACGGACTTATCAGTCTGACTATGataaaaatttatcaaatgATGACGATATGCACAATATTAAACGGCATCCAAAGCATTGGCTCTTTTTTGCTATTAAATACAAGTCTGGTTCA contains:
- a CDS encoding hypothetical protein (encoded by transcript BEWA_007110A), producing the protein MFYRSIYKLGQICGNVLENKTNSLKYLTEHDRWHIQISLCIERQPLEYQEPKFERLFREFQEQWLKSTGNSLKLPSLSTIEQKISHKIVPTREKIVKPSEDGSSSSEPYSSTSSSELESMLLGEFDIKALPRRSRRTEKPKQSDYDKNLSNDDDMHNIKRHPKHWLFFAIKYKSGSWSLPTTNLYFGDSVRETLIRLCEELFSGTYRPYFLGYCPFTHQKILHSNESEIRGKKLFYYRARHIPSQELSKISCGEIDEYAWCTVDELKDRLDYLKYKKVFDSLPLM